Proteins encoded together in one Dermacentor variabilis isolate Ectoservices chromosome 2, ASM5094787v1, whole genome shotgun sequence window:
- the LOC142572715 gene encoding sugar transporter SWEET1-like isoform X1, giving the protein MYSTETAKTIVGDLALVFTIVNYASGVQICRKVREKGGTHDLSPLPFLAGMLATFLWFEYGVMKEDGILVWVNSIGFLLQLSFLGYFYSYTKVKGSLNWKILVVIVVLAGVYYEVTYFIDDKDIALSVVGMMGCIAAFLFFASPLSSLLHVVRTQSVETLPFSLILSAFVVSSLWTLYGFICEDAFIYTPNIMGALITACQLALFVIYPSAKKS; this is encoded by the exons ATGTATTCGACGGAAACGGCCAAAACGATCGTAGGCGACCTGGCGCTCGTCTTTACCATTGTCAACTACGCAAGCGGAGT ACAAATATGCAGAAAAGTGCGGGAAAAAGGTGGAACGCATGACTTGTCCCCGTTGCCGTTCTTGGCGGGAATGCTTGC CACATTCCTATGGTTCGAGTACGGTGTTATGAAAGAAGATGGAATATTGGTGTGGGTGAATTCTATTGGTTTCCTGCTGCAATTGAGTTTCCTGGGCTATTTCTATTCATACACGAAAGTAAAA GGTTCCTTGAACTGGAAGATTTTAGTCGTTATTGTCGTGCTGGCGGGAGTCTATTATGAGGTCACCTATTTCATCGACGACAAAGATATTGCACTGTCTGTTGTGGGGATGATGGGCTGTATTGCGGCATTTTTGTTCTTTGCATCACCTCTGTCCAGCTTG CTTCACGTGGTCCGGACACAAAGTGTAGAAACTCTTCCATTTTCACTCATCCTGTCTGCATTTGTTGTGTCAAGCCTGTGGACACTGTATGGCTTTATTTGTGAAGATGCATTCATTTAT acaccGAACATAATGGGTGCCCTGATTACAGCTTGTCAACTGGCCCTCTTTGTTATCTACCCTTCAGCAAAGAAGTCTTGA
- the LOC142572715 gene encoding sugar transporter SWEET1-like isoform X2, whose translation MYSTETAKTIVGDLALVFTIVNYASGVQICRKVREKGGTHDLSPLPFLAGMLATFLWFEYGVMKEDGILVWVNSIGFLLQLSFLGYFYSYTKVKGSLNWKILVVIVVLAGVYYEVTYFIDDKDIALSVVGMMGCIAAFLFFASPLSSLLHVVRTQSVETLPFSLILSAFVVSSLWTLYGFICEDAFIYYFSKFGSTREL comes from the exons ATGTATTCGACGGAAACGGCCAAAACGATCGTAGGCGACCTGGCGCTCGTCTTTACCATTGTCAACTACGCAAGCGGAGT ACAAATATGCAGAAAAGTGCGGGAAAAAGGTGGAACGCATGACTTGTCCCCGTTGCCGTTCTTGGCGGGAATGCTTGC CACATTCCTATGGTTCGAGTACGGTGTTATGAAAGAAGATGGAATATTGGTGTGGGTGAATTCTATTGGTTTCCTGCTGCAATTGAGTTTCCTGGGCTATTTCTATTCATACACGAAAGTAAAA GGTTCCTTGAACTGGAAGATTTTAGTCGTTATTGTCGTGCTGGCGGGAGTCTATTATGAGGTCACCTATTTCATCGACGACAAAGATATTGCACTGTCTGTTGTGGGGATGATGGGCTGTATTGCGGCATTTTTGTTCTTTGCATCACCTCTGTCCAGCTTG CTTCACGTGGTCCGGACACAAAGTGTAGAAACTCTTCCATTTTCACTCATCCTGTCTGCATTTGTTGTGTCAAGCCTGTGGACACTGTATGGCTTTATTTGTGAAGATGCATTCATTTAT TACTTTAGCAAATTTGGTTCAACAAGGGAATTATGA